CACCATGTTTACATTGAATTTCTCCTCTGTAAACCGGAAAGATTCCTCCAGTGCTTTAACAGACTGTTCGGTGGCCTGATACTTCTTGAGTGCCGCTAGTGCATCTGCGTAGGCCTGCTGAATATTTTTTCTCAGTGCATTCTTTGTCAGATCCAGCTGTAACTGTGAATGAAGATAATTGATCCTTGAGCGCTGAATGTTGGATCTCACCGAATAGCCATTGAACAGGGGAAGGGAAAGATGCAGTCCTACGGAGCGGTTCAGATTCTGATCAATCTGATCGCCGAATGGAGTGGTTGTATAAGTGGTATTATACTCCGGGGTAAGCACGAAATCTCCGCCGGATGTAAAATAAAAAGTGGTATCCCAACTGCCGGTAGGAGTGATACTCATATCCTTACTTGCTCCCGAATATCCTGTTCCGTATGAACCACTCAGTACCAGCCGGGGGCTCATTCCCCCCCTCGCTACCCGGAGAGCCTTTTCTGAACTCTTCACTTTGTATTCAGAGCTTCTGATTTCCGGCATTCCCGAAAGTGCCATTTGGAAGATCTGTTCCGGAGGCATGGACAGTACGGAGAAATTGGGAATTTCAAGGTTGGGGCGTACTATTTTAAAATTTTTCGCATCCTGCAGATCCAGCATCTGTACCAGATTCAGATAGGCCATCGTCAACTGGTTCTCCATATTCACCCTGTTGAGTTCCTCGGTGGCATACTGGGCCTCGATCTCAAACAGAAAACTTTTAGCAAGACTCCCCGCCTCTACCAGCTTTTTAGTTCGGTCCACCTGCAGTTTGGTTATTCCGGCTTGTGCATCTGCAATGCTCAACAGCTCTTCTGCCAGAAGAATCTGGAGGTAGGCCGTAGCGATGCTAAGGGAAATGTCGTTCAGCATTTTCCGGTGATCTTCCTTCGACGCCAGCAGGTTGTACTTCTGCTCACCGATTGTGTTATAATTCTGCAGACCGTTAAACAGCAGCAAACTGGAACTCAGCGAGAAATTCTGAGATAACACCGCGTCTGTTGCAAACTGGTTAGTAAACGGGTCAATGGTGCGTCCGTAATTATTGATATGTGAAATATTGCCGTTCAGCGTGGGAAGCACATTCATTTTACTTTGCAGGTAATTAATGTCCGCCACTTTTAAATTCAGCTCACTTTGCTTAATGGTAAGGTTGTGCTGCAGTGCGTAATCAATGCATTGCTTCAGCGACCATGGGGCGGTAAGATCCGGGGTATTCTGTGCAGGAATACTTACTGCGAGCAGTAGCAGAAGGGGCAGCAGGAGTGTTCGCAGAAGCAGTTGGTAGGGCATTTACAGACTCTAAATTACCGTAAAGCAGACTACAAATTAGAAAATGGGATGAGCGGCAACTATGTGATTTACAGAGATATAACGCTGATCTCAACTCTTCTGTTCTCCTCCTCCTGTTTTGCGTTCAGTGGCTTTTTGTATACCATTTTTGAATTACCCGATCCCTTGTATTCGATACGGGAAGGTTCAATGCCTTTCTCTACAAGGTAATCGTACACTGCGTTAGCCCTGTCTTTTGATAGTTTTTTCAGTTTGGGAATATTTCGCATATCCGGAGCATTAACATGTCCGTTGACCAGTATTCTGGCAGTAGGATTATCCAGCATGAATCGGTACAAGCTTAACAAGGTTGGGCGCGAAACAGGCAGAAAGGCCACTTCATCTCCCACAAACTTGATGTTCTCCAGTTTTACAGGTTCGCCGATTTTCACCTTTTTTAAACGAACCTCAAAATTCACCGTATCCGGAATCTTCTTTGCATCGAAGGGTATCGGCGGGGCCATCATGGCTTTAGTAAAGAAAATATATCCTTTGGCGTTGCAGTTAAGGGTGATATTCTGAGACGAGGAAAGATCGAATGTATATTCCGACTTTTCATTCACTCTGAACGGTTCCCCGATCTGATATCCGGCCATATCAAAATTACAGGCCAACGGCATTCCGGATGCATCATCAATTACTTTTACCCGGAAAGGGGTTTTCAGTTCCACATACTTTTCATCCGTCACTTCCGGTTTTTTCATTCTCTTTTCTCCCAGATCAATTTGCAGGGTATATTCTCCTGCTCCGCTCACATTATCCACCACAAGGTAGAATACTTCATCCTTTTTTACCTGAATGGAATTACTAAAAGGGTTACCCGGTCCGGAATGAGCGAAATCCTGACCTGCACCCGGCTTCAATCCTGTTTCGGGAGGGCTCCCCATGCCGCTTCGTGCCAGGTTAGAACTTACAGGGAGAAACTTTTTATTCCTGATGCGGTCACAAAATCCGTCGAAATCATACCGAAAAAGAATAAAATCAATATCATCCTGACCATTCACCGGATTAATACTGAGCGTGAGTTCTCCATCCGCTCTGATCTGAAATTTATACCAGCCGGTGTTGTGCTCTTTTTCAAAAAAGTAAATAGACTTATTGTCGGTTTCCGAGATCTCCCTGACTTTCCCCGCTCCATCCGAAGTAAAGCTGTGCACCAGGGAATTTTTAATCTCCAGGGCGTCCATACAGTCGCAGTTTCCCTGAGGGAAAACGACGAGCGGGAAGAAAAGTGTAAATGACAGTAAGCGAATCATTGGGTAAAGATATCAGATTTCAGATCAAAGCCAGCTACGCACAGCCGACTCCGCTGCCAGCCGCCTCATTTCTATCCCCTTTCTCAATCCATACTTCTGCTGTGCCTTAGTCAATAAATTCGGAGGTTTTGAAAATACATGCTTCGCGGTTAATGCTTTGACCAGCTCCCTTGCCCCCTGATCTTTTATCTTTAATACATCTACCGGATAATTGATCATCATATTGGTCAGCAGTGCCGGATGAGCACCGGAATACGGTTTTTCTCCTGCAAACAATTCATAGACTATGATGCCAAGGCTGAAAAAATCAGATGCCGAGCAAAAAAGATCATTGCAGTTAAGCATTTGCTCCGGAGGCGCATAATAAAAGGAGAAGGGGTATAGCATCCCGGGAAGTGTCCAGAAACTTTTGTTGTAACCTTCTGCTTCCTTCACTCTCTTTGTTGTGGGATATGCTAATCCGAGATCGATCAATTTAATTTCAGAAAAATCTTCGCTGATCAAAACGTTGGATGGTTTCAGATCCAGGTGCAGGATCTCTGCGTTGTGCAGTTCCTGCAGGGCCAGATGAATGCCCTTCACTACCCTCCACTTTTGATCAGTTGTTAAACCGGCTGCGAGTGTTTTCAGATCTTTCCCTTCAAAATAGGGGCGTACGATCCATGCCTCGTTGTCTTCGGTGATGAGTTCTGCAGCGGTTATCGTATGTTTCAGAACAGGTCTCAACATTCCCTCTCTCAGGAAACGCCGGATCTCCACTGCATTCTTCGAATGGCGCGGGTGAAGTTGCTTAAGGATGACTTTACCATGATCTCCTTCTGCCAAAAAGGTCTCGGAATAGCGGGCCCCTGAATTGAGCAGCTTCTTTTCTACATACTGTTTCATTCACGTAATCATGAGCGAAGCGCAAAGTTGAGCATTTAATATCCCAGCACCGGTCCCAGCCATTTCTCAGCTTGCTCTAAGGAAATACCTTTACGCCGGGCATAGTCGGCCACCTGGTCCTTCCCGATTTTTCCCAACGTGAAATACCTTGCTTCAGGGTGGGCGAAGAGGAGTCCGCAAACGGAGGCGGTGGGATACATGGCCATACTCTCTGTGAGTTTTACCCCGGTATTCTTTTCAGCGTTAAGGAGTCTGAACAAAGCAGGCTTCTCCGTATGGTCCGGCTGGGAGGGGTATCCCGGGGCGGGACGAATACCCTGGTACTCCTCTTTGATTAATTGATCCTTGCTTAATTTCTCGGATGCAGCATACCCCCACAGCGAAGTGCGCACTTTCAGATGAACGAGTTCTGCAAAAGCTTCCGCCAAACGGTCGGTGAGCGCCTTGAGCAGTATGGCCGAGTAATCATCGTGATCTTTCTCGAATTTCTTTACCCATTCTTCCATTCCCTCCCCCGCGCTTACCACAAACGCTCCTATATGATCCTTCTGAGGAGATACAAAATCACTAAGGGCCAAATTCTTACCTTCTCCGGGCTTTTGGGTTTGCTGCCGAAGCGTATGGAATACGGTCAGCTCTTTACCTGTCTGATCCTTCACCATAATATCATCCCCTTTTGACACCGCAGGAAACAATCCCACCACCCCGTGTGCTTTCACCCATTTTTCACGGATCATCCGTTGGAGCATGTGTTGGGCATCCCCAAACAACTTCCTTGCTTCCTCTCCCCGGTTCTTATCCTGCAGGATCGCCGGGTAGGTCCCCTTCATCTCCCAGGCGTGGAAGAACGGTGTCCAGTCGATGTAGGCAGCGATCTCCGCAAGGTCATGATCCCTGAAAACCTGTACTCCCAGATGAAGCGGGGACTGCGGCAGAATGCCGTTAAAATTCAGGGAAGATTTATTCTCCCGTGCTTTTTCCAGAGGAATAATACTTTCATGGCTCCGCGAACGACTATTCTGCGCTCTCAACAATTCGTATTCCGCCTGTACCTTGCTGAGAAATTCTTTTCGTTGCCCTTTGGAAATAAGGCTTCCCACTACCGGAACGGAACGTGAAGCGTCGTTCACATGCACCACGGGATGTTCATACTCCGGTGCGATCTTCACGGCGGTATGAATTTTTGAGGTGGTTGCGCCCCCGATAAGGAGAGGAATATCCAATCCCACCCGTTTCATTTCTTTGGCAACATGTACCATTTCATCCAATGAAGGAGTGATCAATCCGCTGAGCCCGATGATCTGGACGCCTTCCCTTTTCGCTTCCGCCAATATCTTTTCACTGGGAACCATCACCCCAAGA
Above is a genomic segment from Bacteroidia bacterium containing:
- a CDS encoding TolC family protein, which produces MPYQLLLRTLLLPLLLLLAVSIPAQNTPDLTAPWSLKQCIDYALQHNLTIKQSELNLKVADINYLQSKMNVLPTLNGNISHINNYGRTIDPFTNQFATDAVLSQNFSLSSSLLLFNGLQNYNTIGEQKYNLLASKEDHRKMLNDISLSIATAYLQILLAEELLSIADAQAGITKLQVDRTKKLVEAGSLAKSFLFEIEAQYATEELNRVNMENQLTMAYLNLVQMLDLQDAKNFKIVRPNLEIPNFSVLSMPPEQIFQMALSGMPEIRSSEYKVKSSEKALRVARGGMSPRLVLSGSYGTGYSGASKDMSITPTGSWDTTFYFTSGGDFVLTPEYNTTYTTTPFGDQIDQNLNRSVGLHLSLPLFNGYSVRSNIQRSRINYLHSQLQLDLTKNALRKNIQQAYADALAALKKYQATEQSVKALEESFRFTEEKFNVNMVNAFDYADAKNRLARVRSELSQAKFDFFFKIKVLEYYQGKPLQFE
- a CDS encoding OmpA family protein, which codes for MIRLLSFTLFFPLVVFPQGNCDCMDALEIKNSLVHSFTSDGAGKVREISETDNKSIYFFEKEHNTGWYKFQIRADGELTLSINPVNGQDDIDFILFRYDFDGFCDRIRNKKFLPVSSNLARSGMGSPPETGLKPGAGQDFAHSGPGNPFSNSIQVKKDEVFYLVVDNVSGAGEYTLQIDLGEKRMKKPEVTDEKYVELKTPFRVKVIDDASGMPLACNFDMAGYQIGEPFRVNEKSEYTFDLSSSQNITLNCNAKGYIFFTKAMMAPPIPFDAKKIPDTVNFEVRLKKVKIGEPVKLENIKFVGDEVAFLPVSRPTLLSLYRFMLDNPTARILVNGHVNAPDMRNIPKLKKLSKDRANAVYDYLVEKGIEPSRIEYKGSGNSKMVYKKPLNAKQEEENRRVEISVISL
- a CDS encoding protein kinase; its protein translation is MKQYVEKKLLNSGARYSETFLAEGDHGKVILKQLHPRHSKNAVEIRRFLREGMLRPVLKHTITAAELITEDNEAWIVRPYFEGKDLKTLAAGLTTDQKWRVVKGIHLALQELHNAEILHLDLKPSNVLISEDFSEIKLIDLGLAYPTTKRVKEAEGYNKSFWTLPGMLYPFSFYYAPPEQMLNCNDLFCSASDFFSLGIIVYELFAGEKPYSGAHPALLTNMMINYPVDVLKIKDQGARELVKALTAKHVFSKPPNLLTKAQQKYGLRKGIEMRRLAAESAVRSWL